From Streptomyces sp. Edi4, one genomic window encodes:
- a CDS encoding sugar ABC transporter permease, whose translation MPPPAPNSPPRRTRSFGRAGLTPWLHLAPALAVLAALLVYPIYQLGLISFLEYTQAQVSGGAATSFQGFGNYATLFSDGQFWSVLLATLVFAAACVLCTLVAGCALAVLLTRVRALPRLALMLAALGAWATPAITGSTVWMFLFDPDFGPVNRVLGLGGHSWTYGRYSAFLLVLLEVVWCSFPFVMITVYAGIRAIPGEVLEAAALDGASQWRIWRAVMVPMLRPILTVVTIQSVIWDFKVFTQIYVMTNGGGIAGQNLVLNVYAYQKAFASSQYSLGSAIGVVMLVILLVVTLVYVRLLRRRGEEL comes from the coding sequence GTGCCGCCGCCCGCGCCGAATTCCCCGCCCAGGCGCACCCGCTCCTTCGGCCGGGCGGGCTTGACGCCATGGCTCCATCTGGCCCCCGCGCTCGCTGTCCTGGCCGCGCTGCTCGTCTACCCGATCTACCAACTCGGCCTGATCTCCTTCCTCGAATACACCCAGGCGCAGGTCAGCGGCGGCGCGGCGACCAGCTTCCAGGGGTTTGGCAACTACGCCACGCTGTTCTCGGACGGCCAGTTCTGGTCGGTGCTGCTGGCCACGCTCGTCTTCGCGGCGGCCTGCGTCCTGTGCACCCTCGTGGCCGGCTGCGCGCTCGCCGTCCTCCTGACGCGCGTACGGGCGCTGCCCCGGCTCGCGCTGATGCTGGCCGCGCTCGGGGCGTGGGCCACGCCCGCCATCACCGGCTCGACGGTGTGGATGTTCCTGTTCGACCCTGACTTCGGCCCGGTCAACCGCGTGCTCGGCCTCGGCGGCCACTCCTGGACGTACGGCCGCTACAGCGCGTTCCTGCTCGTGCTGCTCGAAGTGGTGTGGTGCTCGTTCCCGTTCGTGATGATCACGGTGTACGCCGGGATCCGGGCCATCCCGGGTGAGGTCCTGGAGGCCGCCGCCCTCGACGGCGCCTCGCAGTGGCGGATCTGGCGGGCCGTCATGGTCCCGATGCTGCGGCCGATTCTCACCGTCGTCACGATCCAGTCCGTCATCTGGGACTTCAAGGTGTTCACGCAGATCTACGTCATGACGAACGGCGGCGGCATCGCGGGCCAGAACCTGGTCCTGAACGTGTACGCGTACCAAAAGGCGTTCGCCTCCTCGCAGTACAGCCTCGGCTCGGCGATCGGGGTGGTGATGCTGGTGATCCTGCTGGTGGTGACGCTGGTGTATGTGCGGTTGCTGAGGCGACGGGGGGAGGAACTGTGA